Proteins found in one Microcella daejeonensis genomic segment:
- a CDS encoding SdrD B-like domain-containing protein, producing the protein MPDSLRRALSALTALAVVAASLLVPSAPALAAGSPDVSLSRTVAPSTLYGDDVSVTLEATQSTGPDGYNLSFSDVIPPGATVTSSSVPVSSSIPLADGSTRVIFSNVADLLTGARASVQYAFDYPTGTYAVGAVLSGTAEAHVNSNPRVLPRFDSATGAVVPSTSTGFDDASSSTTLVPFRIEKSEPSAEAELLRGVQDHITVYSLTIVNNSVDASSGFQIVDHLPAGLEFLGCAPVDNSAAGTEEYPGAGRIGDSGFPTLTDCVEPDEAIVVEADPDGAGPLPLGVYTRVTWPDLGALAAGASRTIQYAAGIPLRENVVTGGPDATATLDDNTGALTSDEQALENHALLRGVFRGVEYTDETTETVSAEDVLVRKSVDSGAIEQNALDGWTLTIESSEYATSTGDITVTDVIPDGLEFATSVPAADGPAVDNADGTQTVTWTLPGFTARNGVSTIQYSTSTLTNYRATGGPVSANDSWTNSVDLATIATVIVAGDGSPALFSIIDASSASQSGVGVTIDKLVAERSDALIDCGTGAGLTFVESTGGFRVGDLVCWRLGATFPGALDTLQNTITDFLPAGFVFESFDYTAANTVPEVDVVFAGAPGDASVEWDLTQVDVGERFEVVVTSRVASADAVEDGDVVGNLMKMSYRNTAGDVFQLRDEADAELVRPVLGVDKSTVSVDGVVGAPVTALQAGEVVAYSVAVANTGGATAADVSVRDLLPTGIECADVSAVSDGGVCSTGDRWIEWTIPSVAVDATEAVTYSITIPATVTAGDEFTNTAGVRSYDVVANTGVVTEYVPSSNIDPALESQANSPVADDAVTVRAASTAVVKTLLTAVTESGNTAAAQAAIGEQVTFTVTATIPQGTTLHDGPRVTDTVDGRLEIIGTPTYRVAGGPEQSAVVSGQIVTAAITPDPYVNAADSGDDTVVLTITARVREAAGVTRGTTIPNSATLAYETAAGTPRTSSGDSPTVQVVEPSITMSKTNDAAAGRVVPGQLVQYSIQVSNAATANVSTAHDLVVTDDVPTDLIPVDAAGDPAADGAVLPGGGVWSSGDRTITFAIASLAPGASTTVTYPARVADPVTSDGQIVNRATTRASSLAGVVDGERTTVSPRGGAGSGYLATSSSTVRTPSLGLTKSVDAGVRTIGEIATYTLRVSIPAGIVSYDATIVDTLPTGVAFREFVSDDCAQASAACAPAVDAERITFTGAGSASTVGFSLGDIAAAPAERIVTIVYTGVVTDAVSAGATPTNSARYFVNTTNELSAPPSTVPQPADFDSVGTPATASVTVVEPRLVIDKDVVGQSADLDTRRAAPGDVLEYTLTVRNTGTSPAYDLVVTDAPDARLTGYAVVGTPSFVPVDVDPSDGTLRWSIPGPLAVGASASITYRLTVPADLDETDEVVGAEVVNTADVIAYAGVPAGSQTDGITYRTYDDVTPDVVSVELDLASIGDRVWFDVDGDGADDAGEPGIPGVGVTITFAGVDGAFGTADDEVRTTTTAADGSYLVETLPGGLFRVAVDGSTLPAGMTPSYDLDGGAATPNGSWQGTLAEGAAKRDVDFGYAGTGSIGDLVWFDRDRDGSVDAGEPGVPGVTVTLVWAGFDGDLATTADNLTSVTTTDAAGAYLVEGLPAGEYSVAVSTLPAGASVSSDPLGGTSATVTTSLGAAEQERGQDFGVVGDASLGDLVWLDRNGDGVRDADEPGIVGATLEIIGLGADGVLGGGDDAVFGVTTDADGLYSLDGLLPGDYVVTVTGGLPLAAVNSYDLDGDLDDAAGVTLGAGDERLDLDFGYDAASILGDLVWWDLDGDGAVDEGEPGLPGVGIRVLFFGADGLEGTADDLVFTTTTDADGAWAVVDVPEGSYRVSVDSGVPAGFASTYDLDGSGELADGSAEFTLDGGRLDVDFGYRGDSSIGDRVWLDLDGDGVQGDGEPGIPGASVELLWFGPDGVEGSADDVVLVTTTDGAGVYSFIGLPAGEYRVTVDESTAVAELEPTADRDGAADRTTVVSLPGATAVDDADFGFIGTGAIGSTVWLDLDGDGLRDEGEPGIPTVVVTVTWAGLDGILGNEDDAVFTTTTDADGAYLLDRLPAGSFTVALEGVPAGVVSTADPDGEGDDRSAVVLGDGEQRLDQDFGYRGDSAVGDLVWLDVDGDGVRTGNEPGIADLAVEVRHAGADGLLDTADDLVVVVRTGADGGYRVGGLPAGEVRVSYGPDALARGLVPASDLDGGPAFSTLVTLEAGEIRDDVDFVVVGSAMLDGIVFDDADGDGVRDPGELGLPGVRLDVVWQGPAGAVTISVTTDSQGRWSLEGLPAGRYTATVDRSTVAEEYRETVATGGSIDLPAFGSASVVDGFTTLALPVTGATASLAVIILLGLSLLCGGAVLVRRRRETGLQDGAVATV; encoded by the coding sequence GTGCCCGATTCGCTCCGCCGTGCCCTCAGCGCGCTCACCGCCCTCGCAGTCGTCGCCGCATCGCTGCTCGTGCCGTCAGCACCCGCGCTCGCGGCGGGCTCGCCCGATGTGTCCCTCAGCCGCACGGTCGCCCCCTCGACGCTCTACGGGGACGACGTCTCCGTCACGCTCGAGGCGACGCAGTCCACCGGGCCGGACGGGTACAACCTGAGCTTCAGCGACGTGATCCCGCCGGGGGCGACGGTCACGAGCTCCTCGGTGCCCGTGAGCTCGAGCATCCCGCTCGCCGACGGCAGCACCCGGGTGATCTTCTCCAACGTCGCCGACCTGCTGACCGGGGCGCGCGCGTCGGTGCAGTACGCCTTCGACTACCCGACGGGCACGTACGCGGTCGGGGCGGTCCTCAGCGGGACGGCCGAGGCGCACGTGAACAGCAACCCCCGGGTGCTGCCGCGATTCGACTCCGCCACCGGGGCGGTCGTTCCCTCGACATCCACCGGGTTCGACGACGCGAGCTCGAGCACGACGCTCGTGCCCTTCCGCATCGAGAAGAGCGAGCCGAGCGCCGAGGCGGAGCTGCTGCGCGGCGTGCAGGACCACATCACGGTCTACTCCCTCACGATCGTGAACAACTCGGTCGACGCCTCCAGCGGCTTCCAGATCGTCGACCACCTGCCGGCGGGCCTCGAATTCCTCGGCTGCGCACCCGTCGACAACTCGGCCGCAGGCACGGAGGAGTACCCCGGCGCCGGCCGCATCGGCGACTCGGGCTTCCCGACGCTCACCGACTGCGTGGAGCCCGACGAGGCGATCGTCGTCGAGGCCGATCCCGACGGGGCGGGCCCGCTGCCCCTCGGCGTCTACACGCGGGTGACCTGGCCCGATCTGGGGGCGCTCGCGGCGGGGGCGAGCCGCACGATCCAGTACGCCGCGGGCATCCCGCTGCGCGAGAACGTCGTCACCGGGGGCCCGGACGCCACCGCGACGCTCGACGACAACACCGGCGCGCTCACGAGCGACGAGCAGGCGCTGGAGAACCACGCGCTGCTGCGCGGCGTGTTCCGCGGCGTCGAGTACACCGACGAGACGACCGAGACGGTCTCGGCGGAGGACGTGCTCGTGCGCAAGTCGGTCGACTCGGGCGCGATCGAGCAGAACGCCCTCGACGGCTGGACGCTCACGATCGAGTCGAGCGAGTACGCGACGAGCACGGGCGACATCACCGTCACCGACGTGATCCCCGACGGGCTCGAGTTCGCGACCAGCGTTCCCGCGGCGGACGGCCCCGCGGTGGACAACGCCGACGGCACGCAGACCGTGACCTGGACCCTGCCGGGCTTCACCGCGCGCAACGGCGTCTCCACGATCCAGTACTCGACGAGCACCCTCACGAACTACCGCGCGACGGGTGGACCCGTCAGCGCGAACGACAGCTGGACGAACTCCGTCGACCTCGCGACCATCGCGACCGTCATCGTCGCCGGCGACGGCTCCCCGGCGCTGTTCTCGATCATCGATGCCTCGAGTGCGAGCCAGTCGGGCGTCGGCGTCACCATCGACAAGCTGGTGGCCGAACGGTCCGACGCGCTCATCGATTGCGGCACCGGCGCGGGCCTGACCTTCGTGGAGTCGACCGGCGGGTTCCGGGTCGGCGACCTCGTCTGCTGGCGTCTGGGCGCGACCTTCCCCGGCGCGCTCGACACGCTGCAGAACACGATCACCGACTTCCTGCCCGCCGGGTTCGTCTTCGAGAGCTTCGACTACACGGCGGCCAACACCGTGCCGGAGGTCGACGTCGTCTTCGCCGGCGCTCCCGGTGACGCGAGCGTCGAATGGGATCTCACGCAGGTCGACGTCGGCGAGCGCTTCGAGGTCGTCGTCACCTCCCGGGTCGCCTCCGCCGACGCGGTCGAGGATGGCGACGTCGTCGGCAACCTCATGAAGATGTCGTACCGCAACACCGCGGGCGACGTGTTCCAGCTGCGCGACGAGGCCGACGCCGAGCTCGTGCGACCCGTGCTCGGTGTCGACAAGAGCACGGTCTCGGTCGACGGCGTCGTCGGCGCCCCGGTCACCGCGCTGCAGGCCGGAGAGGTGGTCGCGTACAGCGTCGCCGTCGCCAACACCGGGGGTGCCACGGCCGCCGACGTCAGCGTCCGCGACCTGCTCCCGACCGGGATCGAGTGCGCCGATGTCAGCGCCGTCAGCGACGGCGGCGTGTGCTCGACGGGCGATCGCTGGATCGAGTGGACGATTCCGAGCGTCGCCGTCGACGCGACGGAGGCGGTGACCTACAGCATCACCATCCCGGCGACCGTCACGGCGGGCGACGAGTTCACGAATACCGCAGGGGTGCGCAGCTACGACGTGGTCGCGAACACGGGCGTCGTCACGGAGTACGTCCCCTCGAGCAACATCGACCCGGCGCTCGAGTCGCAGGCGAACAGCCCCGTCGCCGACGACGCGGTCACCGTGCGCGCGGCCTCGACCGCCGTCGTGAAGACGCTGCTCACCGCGGTGACCGAGAGCGGCAACACCGCGGCTGCCCAGGCGGCGATCGGCGAGCAGGTGACCTTCACCGTCACGGCCACCATTCCGCAGGGGACCACGCTGCACGACGGTCCGCGAGTGACCGACACGGTCGACGGGCGTCTCGAGATCATCGGCACGCCGACCTACCGCGTCGCGGGGGGTCCCGAGCAGAGCGCGGTCGTCAGCGGGCAGATCGTCACCGCGGCGATCACCCCCGACCCCTACGTCAACGCCGCCGACAGCGGCGACGACACCGTCGTCCTCACGATCACCGCCCGAGTCCGGGAGGCCGCCGGGGTGACGCGCGGCACCACCATCCCGAACTCCGCGACCCTCGCCTACGAGACGGCGGCGGGCACGCCTCGCACGTCGTCCGGCGATAGCCCGACCGTCCAGGTCGTCGAGCCGAGCATCACCATGAGCAAGACCAACGACGCCGCCGCCGGGCGGGTGGTGCCGGGCCAGCTCGTGCAGTACTCGATCCAGGTCAGCAACGCGGCGACGGCGAACGTCTCCACCGCGCACGACCTCGTGGTGACCGACGACGTGCCGACCGACCTCATCCCCGTCGACGCGGCGGGCGACCCGGCGGCCGACGGCGCCGTCCTCCCCGGCGGCGGCGTCTGGAGCAGCGGCGACCGCACGATCACCTTCGCGATCGCCTCCCTCGCGCCGGGCGCCTCCACCACCGTCACCTACCCGGCGCGCGTCGCCGACCCGGTGACGAGCGACGGGCAGATCGTCAACCGGGCCACGACCCGGGCATCCTCCCTGGCGGGGGTCGTCGACGGCGAGCGCACCACGGTCTCGCCGCGCGGTGGCGCAGGTTCGGGCTATCTGGCCACCAGCAGCTCCACGGTCCGGACGCCGAGCCTCGGCCTCACGAAGAGCGTCGACGCGGGCGTCCGCACGATCGGCGAGATCGCGACGTACACGCTGCGGGTGAGCATCCCGGCGGGCATCGTCTCGTACGACGCGACGATCGTCGACACGCTGCCGACCGGGGTCGCGTTCCGCGAGTTCGTCTCGGATGACTGCGCGCAGGCGAGCGCGGCGTGCGCGCCGGCGGTGGACGCCGAGCGCATCACCTTCACGGGTGCGGGCTCGGCGAGCACGGTCGGGTTCTCCCTCGGCGACATCGCAGCCGCTCCTGCCGAGCGCATCGTGACCATCGTCTACACCGGCGTCGTCACCGACGCCGTGTCGGCGGGGGCGACCCCGACGAACAGCGCGCGGTACTTCGTGAACACCACGAACGAGCTGAGCGCGCCGCCCAGCACGGTGCCGCAGCCGGCCGACTTCGACAGCGTCGGCACTCCGGCGACCGCGAGCGTCACCGTCGTCGAGCCGCGCCTCGTGATCGATAAGGACGTGGTCGGCCAGAGCGCCGACCTCGACACCCGTCGCGCTGCTCCGGGCGATGTGCTCGAGTACACGCTGACCGTGCGCAACACGGGCACCTCGCCGGCCTACGACCTCGTGGTGACCGACGCGCCGGATGCCCGCCTCACGGGCTACGCGGTCGTGGGCACCCCGAGCTTCGTGCCGGTCGACGTGGATCCCTCCGATGGAACCCTCCGGTGGAGCATCCCCGGCCCCCTCGCCGTCGGAGCGAGCGCGAGCATCACCTACCGCCTCACCGTGCCGGCCGACCTCGACGAGACCGACGAGGTCGTGGGTGCGGAGGTCGTCAACACCGCCGACGTGATCGCCTACGCGGGCGTGCCCGCGGGTTCTCAGACCGACGGCATCACCTACCGCACCTACGACGACGTCACCCCCGACGTGGTGTCGGTGGAGCTCGACCTGGCCTCGATCGGCGACCGCGTCTGGTTCGACGTGGACGGCGATGGTGCGGACGACGCGGGGGAGCCCGGCATCCCCGGCGTCGGCGTGACGATCACTTTCGCGGGCGTCGACGGCGCGTTCGGCACGGCCGACGACGAGGTGCGCACGACGACCACCGCGGCCGACGGCTCGTACCTGGTCGAGACCCTGCCCGGCGGTCTCTTCCGCGTCGCGGTCGACGGATCGACCCTGCCCGCGGGGATGACGCCCTCCTACGATCTTGACGGCGGGGCGGCGACGCCGAACGGCAGCTGGCAGGGCACCCTCGCCGAGGGTGCTGCGAAGCGCGACGTCGACTTCGGGTACGCCGGCACCGGATCGATCGGCGACCTCGTCTGGTTCGACCGCGACCGCGACGGCAGCGTCGATGCGGGGGAGCCGGGCGTGCCCGGCGTCACCGTCACCCTCGTCTGGGCCGGATTCGACGGCGACCTCGCGACCACCGCGGACAATCTCACCTCCGTCACCACGACCGACGCCGCGGGCGCCTACCTCGTCGAGGGCCTGCCCGCCGGCGAGTACTCCGTCGCCGTCTCGACGCTGCCGGCCGGCGCCTCCGTGTCGTCCGACCCGCTCGGCGGGACGAGCGCGACCGTGACGACGTCGCTCGGCGCCGCCGAGCAGGAGCGCGGTCAGGACTTCGGCGTCGTCGGCGACGCCTCGCTCGGCGATCTCGTCTGGCTCGACCGGAACGGCGACGGCGTGCGCGATGCCGACGAGCCCGGCATCGTCGGCGCGACCCTCGAGATCATCGGCCTCGGCGCCGACGGCGTGCTCGGGGGCGGCGACGACGCGGTGTTCGGCGTCACGACCGACGCCGACGGCCTCTACTCGCTCGACGGCCTGCTGCCGGGCGACTACGTCGTCACGGTGACCGGCGGGCTGCCGCTCGCCGCGGTGAACAGCTACGACCTCGATGGCGACCTCGACGACGCGGCGGGTGTGACCCTCGGCGCGGGCGATGAGCGTCTCGACCTCGACTTCGGCTACGACGCCGCCTCGATCCTCGGCGATCTCGTGTGGTGGGATCTCGACGGCGACGGAGCGGTCGACGAGGGCGAACCGGGCCTGCCCGGCGTGGGCATCCGCGTGCTGTTCTTCGGGGCCGACGGCCTCGAGGGGACGGCGGACGACCTCGTCTTCACCACCACCACCGACGCCGACGGCGCCTGGGCCGTCGTCGACGTGCCCGAGGGCTCCTACCGGGTGAGCGTCGACAGCGGAGTGCCCGCCGGGTTCGCGTCGACCTACGACCTCGACGGCTCCGGGGAGCTCGCCGACGGCAGCGCGGAGTTCACCCTCGACGGCGGCCGGCTCGACGTCGACTTCGGCTACCGCGGCGACAGCAGCATCGGCGACCGCGTGTGGCTCGACCTCGACGGCGACGGCGTGCAAGGCGACGGGGAGCCCGGCATCCCCGGCGCCTCCGTCGAGCTGCTGTGGTTCGGGCCCGACGGGGTCGAGGGCTCGGCCGACGACGTCGTGCTCGTGACCACCACCGACGGGGCCGGGGTCTACTCCTTCATCGGGCTGCCCGCGGGCGAGTACCGCGTGACGGTCGATGAGAGCACCGCCGTCGCCGAGCTCGAGCCGACCGCGGATCGCGACGGCGCTGCCGACCGCACCACCGTGGTCTCCCTGCCGGGCGCGACCGCGGTCGACGACGCCGACTTCGGCTTCATCGGCACGGGCGCGATCGGCTCGACCGTGTGGCTCGACCTGGACGGCGACGGTCTGCGCGACGAGGGCGAGCCGGGCATCCCGACCGTCGTCGTCACCGTGACCTGGGCCGGGCTGGACGGCATCCTCGGGAACGAGGACGACGCGGTCTTCACCACGACGACCGATGCCGACGGCGCGTACCTGCTCGACCGCCTGCCCGCAGGCTCCTTCACCGTCGCGCTCGAGGGCGTGCCCGCGGGGGTCGTCTCGACCGCCGACCCCGACGGCGAGGGCGACGACCGCTCAGCCGTCGTGCTCGGCGACGGCGAGCAGCGGCTCGACCAGGACTTCGGGTACCGCGGCGACTCCGCCGTCGGCGATCTGGTCTGGCTCGATGTCGACGGCGACGGCGTGCGCACGGGCAACGAGCCCGGCATCGCCGACCTCGCGGTCGAGGTGCGTCACGCCGGCGCCGACGGCCTTCTCGACACCGCCGACGACCTCGTCGTGGTGGTGCGGACGGGAGCCGACGGCGGCTACCGCGTGGGCGGCCTGCCCGCCGGTGAGGTGCGCGTCTCGTACGGCCCGGATGCCCTGGCCCGCGGCCTCGTGCCCGCGAGCGACCTCGACGGAGGCCCGGCCTTCTCGACGCTCGTGACCCTCGAGGCCGGCGAGATCCGCGACGACGTCGACTTCGTGGTCGTCGGAAGCGCGATGCTCGACGGCATCGTCTTCGACGACGCCGACGGCGACGGCGTGCGCGATCCGGGCGAGCTCGGCCTTCCGGGCGTGCGTCTCGATGTGGTCTGGCAGGGGCCGGCCGGTGCCGTGACGATCTCCGTCACGACCGATTCCCAGGGCCGCTGGTCGCTCGAGGGACTGCCGGCGGGGCGGTACACGGCCACGGTCGACCGGTCGACGGTCGCCGAGGAGTACCGGGAGACCGTCGCGACGGGCGGGTCCATCGACCTCCCGGCCTTCGGCTCGGCCTCGGTGGTCGACGGCTTCACCACGCTCGCGCTGCCGGTCACCGGAGCGACCGCGTCGCTCGCCGTCATCATCCTGCTCGGGCTCTCGCTGCTCTGCGGCGGCGCGGTGCTGGTCCGCCGGCGACGGGAGACCGGGCTGCAGGACGGAGCGGTCGCCACCGTCTGA
- a CDS encoding ATP-binding protein, which produces MTSMRLRDYQPADMDAVLRLWDEVRTEGVEPVYALAEVLASCEKDYAVVAADGDRVLGVAVARAAHDQGWIVFLAVTAPARGSGIAGKLLAALEQRMAPSGLTKLSILVPDEQQQIGALTRAGFADRAHLSYFEREIPVKQRELAVLRDLGGRILPRDLWGSIAGMQTEKELLERRLVLPLADPGLADQFGVQAPRSIVLFGPPGTGKTTFAKAVASRLQWPFVEVFPSRLAHGPQGLAGGLRETFTRIAELDHVIVFIDEVEEIAGQRGGEPPSAMQGVTNELLKIIPAFRDSPGRLLICATNFIRALDAAFLRHGRFDYVIPIGLPDAAAREAIWGRYIPEQAAESIDLALLVARTDGYSPADIEFAARSASQAALEQSVFGVSSVEWAAGPEGALTGPSTADYLAAIDRTRATVSSTEAFEFREDIAALART; this is translated from the coding sequence ATGACATCGATGCGCCTGCGCGACTACCAGCCCGCCGATATGGATGCCGTGCTGCGCCTGTGGGACGAGGTGCGCACCGAGGGCGTCGAGCCCGTCTACGCGCTCGCCGAGGTCCTCGCCTCCTGCGAGAAGGACTACGCGGTGGTCGCGGCCGACGGCGATCGCGTGCTCGGCGTCGCCGTGGCGAGGGCCGCGCACGACCAGGGCTGGATCGTCTTCCTCGCCGTCACCGCTCCCGCCCGGGGTTCGGGCATCGCCGGCAAGCTGCTCGCGGCGCTCGAGCAGCGCATGGCGCCGTCGGGCCTCACCAAGCTGTCGATCCTGGTGCCCGACGAGCAGCAGCAGATCGGTGCCCTCACCCGCGCGGGTTTCGCCGATCGCGCGCACCTGAGCTACTTCGAGCGCGAGATCCCGGTGAAGCAGCGCGAGCTGGCGGTGCTGCGCGACCTCGGCGGGCGCATCCTGCCCCGCGATCTGTGGGGGTCGATCGCCGGCATGCAGACCGAGAAGGAGCTGCTCGAGCGCCGCCTCGTGCTGCCGCTCGCCGACCCGGGCCTCGCCGATCAGTTCGGCGTGCAGGCCCCGCGGTCGATCGTGCTGTTCGGCCCTCCCGGCACGGGCAAGACGACCTTCGCGAAGGCGGTCGCCTCGCGGCTGCAGTGGCCCTTCGTCGAGGTGTTCCCCTCGCGTCTCGCACACGGGCCGCAGGGGCTCGCGGGCGGCCTGCGCGAGACCTTCACGCGCATCGCCGAGCTCGACCACGTCATCGTCTTCATCGACGAGGTGGAGGAGATCGCGGGGCAGCGCGGCGGCGAGCCGCCCTCGGCCATGCAGGGCGTCACCAACGAGCTGCTGAAGATCATCCCGGCCTTCCGCGACTCCCCTGGCCGCCTGCTGATCTGCGCGACGAATTTCATCCGAGCGCTGGATGCCGCCTTCCTGCGGCACGGACGCTTCGACTACGTCATCCCGATCGGACTCCCCGACGCCGCCGCGCGCGAGGCCATCTGGGGCCGCTACATCCCCGAGCAGGCCGCGGAGTCGATCGATCTCGCGCTGCTCGTCGCGCGGACCGACGGCTACTCGCCCGCCGACATCGAGTTCGCCGCCCGTTCCGCCTCGCAGGCGGCGCTGGAGCAGTCGGTCTTCGGCGTCTCGTCGGTGGAGTGGGCGGCGGGGCCGGAAGGGGCGCTCACGGGCCCCTCGACCGCCGACTACCTCGCGGCGATCGATCGCACGCGGGCGACGGTGTCGTCGACGGAGGCGTTCGAGTTCCGCGAGGACATCGCGGCGCTCGCCCGCACCTGA
- a CDS encoding MFS transporter, which produces MSDEPTDDGVGPVPPVPRVSNTRAVGTIGQATLQEKAVPKSMVRAWALWDWGSASFNAVVTTFVFSTYLASSLFIDPAIVAAAGDNERDAALVAAEAANTTVISGALTIAGVLIALLAPILGQRSDGSGRRKFWLAINTGLVVVVMLAMFFVAPVPAYLYLGAALLALGNIFFEFASVNYNAMLVQVSTPSTVGRVSGFGWGMGYVGGIVLLIILLVLFIQSFGSETGNGLLNVPFGADGGALDIRLAIVVSAIWFAIFAIPVLRRVPEIPAQERTNSVSFLGSYAKLWRTVRSLAKKSPNVLLFLLASAVFRDGLAAVFTFGAIIAAQVFGFSSAEVIYFAVAANVFAGIGTFIGGWIDDRFGAKRVIIGALVGLVIAGSAVLFIGDAKIGFWVAGLFLTLFVGPVQAASRSFLARITPPGREGEIFGLYATTGRAVSFLAPGLFSLFVAATGDTRFGIIGIVLVLLAGLLLMLPVKAKQNVIE; this is translated from the coding sequence ATGAGCGACGAGCCCACCGACGACGGCGTCGGCCCCGTGCCCCCTGTTCCCCGCGTCTCGAACACGCGCGCCGTCGGCACCATCGGGCAGGCGACTCTGCAGGAGAAGGCCGTACCGAAGAGCATGGTGCGGGCCTGGGCGCTGTGGGACTGGGGTTCGGCATCCTTCAACGCCGTCGTCACCACCTTCGTGTTCAGCACCTACCTGGCCAGCTCGCTGTTCATCGACCCCGCCATCGTCGCGGCGGCCGGTGACAACGAGAGGGATGCTGCGCTCGTCGCCGCGGAGGCCGCCAACACGACCGTCATCTCGGGGGCGCTCACGATCGCGGGGGTGCTGATCGCCCTGCTCGCGCCCATCCTCGGACAGCGCTCCGACGGTTCCGGTCGCCGCAAGTTCTGGCTCGCCATCAACACCGGGCTCGTCGTCGTCGTCATGCTCGCGATGTTCTTCGTCGCACCGGTTCCCGCGTACCTCTACCTGGGTGCGGCCCTGCTCGCGCTCGGCAACATCTTCTTCGAGTTCGCGAGCGTGAACTACAACGCCATGCTCGTGCAGGTCTCGACGCCGTCGACCGTGGGCCGGGTCTCGGGCTTCGGCTGGGGCATGGGCTACGTCGGCGGCATCGTGCTGCTCATCATCCTGCTGGTGCTGTTCATCCAGAGCTTCGGCAGCGAGACCGGCAACGGGCTCCTCAATGTGCCCTTCGGCGCCGACGGCGGCGCTCTCGACATCCGCTTGGCGATCGTGGTCTCGGCGATCTGGTTCGCGATCTTCGCCATCCCCGTGCTGCGCCGCGTGCCCGAGATCCCCGCACAGGAGCGCACGAACAGCGTCTCCTTCCTCGGCAGCTACGCGAAGCTCTGGCGCACGGTCCGCAGCCTCGCGAAGAAGAGCCCGAACGTGCTGCTGTTCCTTCTCGCGAGCGCGGTGTTCCGCGACGGCCTGGCGGCGGTGTTCACCTTCGGGGCGATCATCGCGGCGCAGGTCTTCGGCTTCAGCTCGGCCGAGGTCATCTACTTCGCCGTCGCCGCCAACGTCTTCGCCGGCATCGGCACCTTCATCGGCGGCTGGATCGACGACCGCTTCGGCGCCAAGCGCGTCATCATCGGCGCGCTCGTCGGCCTCGTCATCGCGGGCTCGGCGGTGCTGTTCATCGGCGACGCGAAGATCGGGTTCTGGGTCGCGGGCCTGTTCCTCACGCTCTTCGTCGGGCCCGTGCAGGCCGCGAGCCGCTCGTTCCTCGCGCGCATCACCCCTCCCGGCCGCGAGGGCGAGATCTTCGGCCTCTACGCCACGACCGGCCGCGCCGTGTCGTTCCTCGCTCCGGGGCTCTTCAGCCTCTTCGTCGCAGCGACCGGCGACACCCGCTTCGGCATCATCGGCATCGTGCTCGTTCTGCTCGCCGGACTGCTGCTCATGCTGCCGGTGAAGGCGAAGCAGAACGTCATCGAGTAG
- a CDS encoding isocitrate lyase/PEP mutase family protein, translated as MTDTAAPAPTPSTADKAAALAALHVPGDPLVVVNVWDAITARIVARTPGVRALASASHAVAFAHGVADGEGMPVDMALDAARRITGATDLPVSIDFERGYAPDAAGVRANVARLIEAGAAGLNMEDSLEGATGPRRPLAEAAERVAAARAAADEAGVPLSINARTDTLAGSPDAWDEAIDRANAYVDAGATSIFMLGLRDETMIENAVAAVRAPISVIAMPGSPSLERLAELGVARVSFGPMVLGLTLAHLGAAAAQLTARGEYPAELATKYEL; from the coding sequence ATGACTGACACCGCTGCCCCCGCACCGACCCCCTCCACCGCCGACAAGGCCGCCGCCCTCGCCGCGCTGCACGTTCCCGGTGACCCGCTCGTCGTCGTCAACGTGTGGGACGCCATCACCGCCCGCATCGTCGCCCGCACCCCCGGCGTGCGCGCGCTCGCCTCCGCCAGCCACGCGGTCGCCTTCGCCCACGGCGTCGCCGACGGCGAGGGGATGCCCGTCGACATGGCCCTCGACGCGGCCCGCCGCATCACCGGCGCCACCGACCTGCCCGTGAGCATCGACTTCGAGCGCGGCTACGCGCCCGACGCCGCGGGCGTGCGCGCGAACGTCGCCCGCCTCATCGAGGCCGGCGCCGCCGGACTCAACATGGAGGACTCGCTCGAGGGCGCCACCGGCCCGCGCCGCCCCCTCGCCGAGGCCGCCGAGCGCGTCGCCGCCGCCCGCGCCGCCGCCGACGAGGCCGGCGTGCCGCTGTCGATCAACGCGCGCACCGACACTCTCGCCGGCTCGCCCGACGCCTGGGACGAGGCCATCGACCGCGCCAACGCCTACGTCGACGCGGGAGCCACGAGCATCTTCATGCTCGGTCTGCGCGACGAGACGATGATCGAGAACGCCGTCGCCGCCGTGCGCGCGCCGATCTCGGTCATCGCCATGCCCGGATCCCCCTCGCTCGAGCGCCTCGCCGAGCTCGGCGTCGCCCGCGTCTCGTTCGGCCCGATGGTGCTCGGCCTCACGCTCGCCCATCTCGGCGCGGCCGCCGCGCAGCTCACCGCCCGCGGCGAGTACCCCGCCGAGCTCGCCACGAAGTACGAGCTGTAG